One part of the Nocardioides zeae genome encodes these proteins:
- a CDS encoding CoA-binding protein, whose protein sequence is MSDPGKDPGPQDPAAVALMLDELETWAVVGLSDDPSRTAWRIAQLLQQRGKRIVPVHPKAPTVHGEQGYASLADVPFPIDVVDVFRRSEFAGAVVDEAIAVGAKGVWLQLGVVDQEAIDRARAAGLVAVMDTCPAIEWNRRG, encoded by the coding sequence ATGAGCGACCCCGGCAAGGACCCCGGCCCCCAGGACCCCGCCGCCGTCGCGCTGATGCTCGACGAGCTCGAGACGTGGGCGGTCGTGGGACTCTCCGACGACCCGAGCCGCACGGCGTGGCGCATCGCGCAGCTGCTCCAGCAGCGCGGCAAGCGGATCGTGCCCGTGCACCCGAAGGCGCCCACGGTGCACGGCGAGCAGGGCTACGCGAGCCTCGCCGACGTGCCGTTCCCGATCGACGTGGTCGACGTGTTCCGGCGCTCGGAGTTCGCCGGCGCCGTCGTCGACGAGGCGATCGCCGTGGGCGCGAAGGGCGTGTGGCTGCAGCTCGGCGTCGTCGACCAGGAGGCGATCGACCGGGCCCGGGCCGCAGGGTTGGTGGCCGTCATGGACACCTGCCCCGCGATCGAGTGGAACCGCCGGGGCTGA
- the purE gene encoding 5-(carboxyamino)imidazole ribonucleotide mutase: MSESTGRPAPRVGIVMGSDSDWPVMEAAATALAEFDVPFEADVVSAHRMPDEMLAYGREAHGRGLAAIIAGAGGAAHLPGMLAAVTPLPVIGVPVPLRYLDGMDSLLSIVQMPAGVPVATVAVGNARNAGLLAVRILAATDPALAERMVAFQASLRDAAHAKGEVVRSASAAGAPRAGF; this comes from the coding sequence ATGAGCGAGTCCACCGGGCGTCCGGCCCCCCGCGTCGGCATCGTGATGGGGTCGGACTCCGACTGGCCCGTCATGGAGGCCGCGGCCACCGCGCTGGCCGAGTTCGACGTGCCCTTCGAGGCCGACGTCGTCTCGGCGCACCGGATGCCCGACGAGATGCTGGCCTACGGCCGCGAGGCGCACGGCCGCGGGCTGGCGGCGATCATCGCCGGCGCCGGCGGGGCCGCCCACCTCCCGGGCATGCTCGCGGCCGTGACGCCGCTGCCGGTGATCGGCGTGCCGGTGCCGCTGCGCTACCTCGACGGCATGGACTCGCTGCTGTCCATCGTGCAGATGCCCGCGGGTGTGCCCGTGGCGACGGTGGCGGTCGGCAACGCCCGCAACGCGGGCCTGTTGGCCGTGCGGATCCTGGCGGCGACCGACCCGGCGCTCGCCGAGCGGATGGTCGCCTTCCAGGCCTCCCTGCGCGACGCCGCCCACGCGAAGGGCGAGGTCGTGCGCTCGGCGTCCGCCGCCGGCGCGCCGCGCGCCGGCTTCTGA
- a CDS encoding PH domain-containing protein — translation MSFPQRLLNPGEHVVVSTRTHVKELFGPATVLLLAIALGVVATVSLPEQTAANVLEILVWVAVVATLVWFVLRPLVGWLTTTYTFTNRRFIARSGFIAKEGRTIPLNRISGVDFEIGVVDRIFGCGTLVVSDASEQGRVELTDIPRVEKVQLLVSEELHRISGVSHDDGT, via the coding sequence GTGTCGTTCCCCCAGAGGCTCCTCAACCCCGGCGAGCACGTCGTCGTGAGCACGCGCACGCACGTCAAGGAGCTCTTCGGGCCCGCCACCGTGCTGCTGCTCGCGATCGCGCTGGGTGTGGTGGCCACGGTCTCGCTGCCCGAGCAGACCGCCGCGAACGTGCTCGAGATCCTCGTCTGGGTGGCCGTGGTCGCCACGCTCGTCTGGTTCGTGCTCCGTCCGCTGGTCGGGTGGCTGACGACCACCTACACGTTCACCAACCGCCGGTTCATCGCGCGCTCGGGCTTCATCGCGAAGGAGGGCCGCACGATCCCGCTCAACCGCATCAGCGGCGTCGACTTCGAGATCGGCGTCGTCGACCGGATCTTCGGCTGCGGCACGCTCGTGGTCTCGGACGCCAGCGAGCAGGGCCGGGTCGAGCTCACCGACATCCCCCGCGTGGAGAAGGTGCAGCTGCTGGTCTCCGAGGAGCTGCACCGCATCTCCGGCGTCTCCCACGACGATGGCACCTGA
- a CDS encoding glycosyltransferase family protein, which produces MSARTLTPARRAAYDALVAGEHATGKLPTIAFCVYTDDLDEGRGDIYVAAGMGLELVRLGHGVRLVPKWEWSTIDDADVVVAMLPDLDPSVLRAGVRRVAWVRNEVERWCRMGSLPGYHQVFASSSMAVERLAQVTDRVWPEPLPIAADEQLFVLPEPGTTRRATAVTTANFWGSLRDVHKVLVSLPSDADVLMYGEARRAPARLRRWHGGVRSYFDLPAVYGEHAYVIDDVNRSNVGFGALNSRLYESAASGALPIVNTRLGLEEQGFGHLPTYRDARELSEVLTALRADPARTALLAEQTRNVVLERHTWTTRARQLTAALAEGAARYDAPPAPRAVHFFPDYSNNPYQRMLFSGLEADGGYPVPVTDALGHLKTRLAAPGAPGILNIHWTDPILQPSRGPFSARLVLDDFAATLREFKARGGHLIWTVHNVLPHEGKFQWGEIELAQLLADEADAVHLLSEETIEQAAPFYRIEPSKAVVIEHSSYDGIYPTWVSREGARARLGIQPGERAIIALGGVRPYKGLDRLVSVFDELHRDDPSLRLLIAGRPGRLARSARFEAQCLADPRIVAKFEFVPDDQLQVWMKAADLAVLAYRNILNSGSFLLSQTFGLPVVAPRAGAIAAFDGRPQVRLFEPKDDGSLATSIKAALDEILADPTATQEARAAAAALAAERSPERMGRQFASLVAGLDV; this is translated from the coding sequence ATGTCCGCCCGCACGCTGACGCCCGCCCGGCGAGCGGCCTACGACGCCCTCGTCGCCGGCGAGCACGCCACGGGCAAGCTGCCCACCATCGCGTTCTGCGTCTACACCGACGACCTCGACGAGGGTCGCGGCGACATCTACGTGGCCGCCGGCATGGGCCTCGAGCTGGTGCGGCTCGGCCACGGCGTGCGCCTCGTCCCCAAGTGGGAATGGTCGACGATCGACGACGCCGACGTGGTCGTCGCGATGCTGCCCGACCTGGACCCCTCGGTGCTGCGTGCCGGCGTGCGCCGCGTGGCGTGGGTGCGCAACGAGGTCGAGCGGTGGTGCCGGATGGGCTCCCTGCCCGGCTACCACCAGGTCTTCGCGTCGTCCTCGATGGCCGTGGAGCGCCTCGCGCAGGTGACCGACCGCGTCTGGCCCGAGCCGCTGCCGATCGCTGCCGACGAGCAGCTCTTCGTGCTCCCCGAGCCCGGGACGACCCGCCGGGCCACCGCGGTCACCACCGCGAACTTCTGGGGCTCCCTGCGCGACGTGCACAAGGTGCTCGTCTCCCTCCCCTCGGACGCGGACGTCCTCATGTACGGCGAGGCCCGCCGCGCCCCCGCCCGGCTGCGTCGCTGGCACGGCGGCGTGCGTTCCTACTTCGACCTGCCCGCGGTCTACGGCGAGCACGCCTACGTCATCGACGACGTCAACCGCTCCAACGTCGGTTTCGGCGCGCTCAACTCGCGGCTCTACGAGAGCGCCGCGTCGGGCGCGCTGCCCATCGTCAACACGCGGCTGGGTCTCGAGGAGCAGGGCTTCGGCCACCTGCCGACCTACCGGGACGCCCGCGAGCTGTCGGAGGTGCTCACCGCGCTGCGCGCCGATCCCGCCCGCACGGCACTCCTCGCGGAGCAGACCCGCAACGTGGTCCTCGAGCGCCACACCTGGACGACGCGGGCACGGCAGCTCACGGCGGCACTCGCCGAGGGCGCGGCCCGGTACGACGCGCCCCCGGCGCCGCGGGCCGTGCACTTCTTCCCGGACTACTCCAACAACCCGTACCAGCGGATGCTGTTCTCGGGGCTGGAGGCCGACGGTGGCTACCCGGTGCCCGTGACCGACGCGCTCGGGCACCTCAAGACCCGCCTCGCGGCGCCGGGCGCCCCCGGCATCCTCAACATCCACTGGACCGACCCGATCCTCCAGCCGTCCCGGGGCCCCTTCTCGGCCCGGCTGGTGCTCGACGACTTCGCCGCGACCCTGCGGGAGTTCAAGGCCCGGGGCGGTCACCTGATCTGGACCGTCCACAACGTGCTGCCGCACGAGGGCAAGTTCCAGTGGGGTGAGATCGAGCTGGCCCAGCTGCTCGCCGACGAGGCGGACGCGGTCCACCTCCTGTCGGAGGAGACGATCGAGCAGGCGGCGCCGTTCTACCGGATCGAGCCGTCGAAGGCCGTCGTCATCGAGCACTCCAGCTATGACGGGATCTACCCGACGTGGGTGTCCCGGGAGGGCGCGCGTGCCCGGCTCGGCATCCAGCCGGGGGAGCGGGCGATCATCGCGCTCGGCGGCGTGCGTCCCTACAAGGGGCTCGACCGCCTCGTCTCCGTCTTCGACGAGCTGCACCGGGACGACCCGTCGCTGCGCCTGCTCATCGCCGGCCGGCCGGGCCGCCTGGCGCGTTCCGCGCGGTTCGAGGCGCAGTGCCTCGCCGACCCGCGGATCGTCGCCAAGTTCGAGTTCGTGCCCGACGACCAGCTGCAGGTGTGGATGAAGGCCGCCGACCTCGCCGTCCTGGCCTACCGCAACATCCTCAACTCGGGCTCGTTCCTGCTCTCGCAGACGTTCGGCCTGCCCGTCGTGGCCCCCCGCGCCGGAGCGATCGCGGCCTTCGACGGACGTCCCCAGGTGCGGCTCTTCGAGCCGAAGGACGACGGCTCGCTGGCGACTTCGATCAAGGCGGCCCTCGACGAGATCCTCGCCGACCCGACCGCCACGCAGGAGGCCCGGGCCGCGGCCGCGGCCCTCGCCGCCGAGCGCTCCCCGGAGCGCATGGGCCGGCAGTTCGCCTCGCTCGTCGCTGGTCTCGATGTCTGA
- a CDS encoding crotonase/enoyl-CoA hydratase family protein, with translation MTTPDAPRYETLAWSVDEDGILTLTLDRPDALNSFTVTMADELEDAFRRVNDHDEVRAVVVTGAGRAFCAGMDLTREGNVFGLDESLAPTPQDLVDRFDAPEIKDGVRDTGGRVSLAIFDCRKPVIAAINGAAVGIGATMTLPMDVRLVSTKARVGFVFGRIGIVPEACSSWFLPRLVGLPRALEWVYTADILEPAELLEGGLVRSVHEPEDLLPAAYELARRFTRHRSPYGVALARQLLYRGAGAPHPVDAHRADSLAMFYASVADGKEGVAAFLEKRDPAFEAPASRIPDVFGDAR, from the coding sequence GTGACCACCCCCGACGCCCCCCGCTACGAGACCCTCGCCTGGTCCGTCGACGAGGACGGCATCCTCACGCTGACGCTCGACCGACCCGACGCGCTGAACTCGTTCACCGTGACGATGGCGGACGAGCTGGAGGACGCGTTCCGCCGCGTCAACGACCACGACGAGGTGCGTGCCGTCGTCGTGACGGGCGCGGGCCGCGCCTTCTGCGCCGGCATGGACCTGACCCGCGAGGGCAACGTCTTCGGCCTCGACGAGTCCCTCGCGCCGACGCCGCAGGACCTCGTCGACCGCTTCGACGCCCCCGAGATCAAGGACGGCGTCCGCGACACCGGCGGCCGGGTCTCGCTCGCGATCTTCGACTGCCGCAAGCCGGTGATCGCGGCCATCAACGGCGCGGCCGTGGGCATCGGCGCCACGATGACGCTGCCGATGGACGTGCGGCTGGTCTCCACGAAGGCCCGGGTCGGCTTCGTCTTCGGCCGCATCGGCATCGTGCCCGAGGCCTGCTCGTCGTGGTTCCTCCCCCGCCTCGTCGGCCTGCCCCGCGCGCTGGAGTGGGTCTACACCGCCGACATCCTCGAGCCCGCCGAGCTCCTCGAGGGCGGTCTCGTGCGGTCGGTGCACGAGCCGGAGGACCTGCTCCCCGCGGCGTACGAGCTGGCGCGGCGCTTCACCCGCCACCGCTCCCCGTACGGCGTGGCGCTCGCCCGGCAGCTGCTCTACCGCGGCGCCGGGGCCCCGCACCCGGTGGACGCCCACCGGGCCGACTCGCTGGCGATGTTCTACGCCTCCGTCGCGGACGGCAAGGAAGGCGTGGCCGCCTTCCTCGAGAAGCGCGACCCGGCGTTCGAGGCCCCCGCCTCGCGCATCCCCGACGTCTTCGGGGACGCCCGATGA
- a CDS encoding 5-(carboxyamino)imidazole ribonucleotide synthase, producing MSERAPRLAVIGGGQLARMMAEPAAALGVPLRLLAEGPDVSAAQVVPDQLVGDHRDLDDLRAVTAGCVAVTFDHEHVPTEHLRALAADGVAVRPGPDALVHAQDKSVMRRRLAELGVPCPRNAVVASPAEVAEFGLPCVLKTTRGGYDGKGVWVVRALADADAAFAAADEAGVEVLAEELVDFVRELSALVARSPSGQAAAYPVVETVQRDGICHEVTAPAPDLAEGLATHAQEIALRVAGELGVVGILAVELFETADGRVLVNELAMRPHNTGHWTQDGAVTSQFENHLRAVLDLPLGSPATRARWSVMVNILGSASVEPATAGRLYDGYPHALARDPGLRVHLYGKDLRPGRKVGHVNVYGDDLEECRERARHAAAWFAGDLGNESE from the coding sequence ATGTCTGAGCGCGCACCCCGGCTCGCCGTCATCGGCGGCGGCCAGCTCGCCCGCATGATGGCCGAGCCGGCCGCCGCCCTCGGCGTGCCGCTCCGCCTGCTCGCCGAGGGCCCCGACGTCTCCGCGGCGCAGGTCGTCCCCGACCAGCTCGTGGGCGACCACCGCGACCTCGACGACCTGCGGGCGGTGACCGCCGGGTGCGTGGCCGTCACGTTCGACCACGAGCACGTGCCCACCGAGCACCTGCGGGCCCTCGCGGCCGACGGCGTCGCCGTACGGCCCGGTCCCGACGCGCTCGTCCACGCCCAGGACAAGTCCGTCATGCGACGCCGGCTCGCGGAGCTGGGCGTGCCCTGCCCGCGCAACGCGGTGGTGGCCTCGCCCGCCGAGGTGGCAGAGTTCGGGTTGCCGTGCGTGCTCAAGACCACGCGCGGCGGCTACGACGGCAAGGGCGTCTGGGTGGTCCGCGCGCTGGCGGACGCCGACGCCGCCTTCGCGGCGGCCGACGAGGCGGGCGTCGAGGTGCTCGCCGAGGAGCTCGTCGACTTCGTGCGCGAGCTCTCCGCGCTGGTGGCGCGGTCGCCGAGCGGCCAGGCCGCGGCGTACCCCGTCGTCGAGACCGTCCAGCGCGACGGGATCTGCCACGAGGTGACCGCCCCCGCTCCTGACCTCGCCGAGGGACTGGCCACGCACGCGCAGGAGATCGCGCTGCGGGTGGCCGGCGAGCTCGGCGTCGTCGGCATCCTCGCGGTCGAGCTGTTCGAGACCGCCGACGGGCGCGTGCTGGTCAACGAGCTGGCGATGCGGCCCCACAACACGGGCCACTGGACGCAGGACGGGGCGGTGACGTCGCAGTTCGAGAACCACCTGCGCGCCGTGCTCGACCTGCCCCTGGGCTCGCCCGCGACCCGCGCGCGGTGGAGCGTCATGGTCAACATCCTCGGCTCGGCGAGCGTCGAACCGGCGACCGCGGGCCGGCTCTACGACGGCTACCCCCACGCGTTGGCGCGCGACCCGGGGCTGCGGGTGCACCTGTACGGCAAGGACCTGCGGCCCGGCCGCAAGGTCGGCCACGTCAACGTCTACGGCGACGACCTCGAGGAGTGCCGCGAGCGGGCCCGCCACGCGGCGGCCTGGTTCGCCGGCGACCTCGGCAACGAGAGCGAGTGA
- a CDS encoding LCP family protein has product MADGQSGGRPREGTPEYEWLYGSGGNRGPQPTEPRRRASGHEDEATRLMATGGDDAGLYPAPPPQQPPQGRRRAAPPPRTPQGPPVPPPGPPPGRAPGRPAAGAPRRRRRFPVLRVLLLLLVLWLVFLVAVPIWAWNNVERIDAMPTGDRPGDQPGTTYLVVGSDSRAGLSEEERRTLGTGDVGGDRTDTIIMIHTGGGQPVVVSFPRDTVVDLPDGGSSKINAVFAEGGGGDAGAQYLVQTIEQNTGIRIDHYAEIGMGGVAQVVDAIGGIEICPEDAIKDDGAHLDIPAGCQEVDGTTALNYSRARCSKNGPPECPLVRSDLDRVQNQREVVSAVGSTAADPLNVLLPWRYVALNKAATSFIAVDEQTNVVEAARMGLALRAIGGGARNCTVPLADSSAESWDETRSTALFEAIASDETDSITDDLCTATGLEP; this is encoded by the coding sequence ATGGCAGACGGTCAGTCCGGCGGCCGCCCTCGCGAGGGCACGCCCGAGTACGAGTGGCTCTACGGCTCCGGCGGCAACCGCGGTCCGCAGCCGACGGAGCCGCGGCGCCGGGCTTCCGGGCACGAGGACGAGGCCACCCGGCTCATGGCCACGGGAGGCGACGACGCGGGGCTCTACCCCGCTCCCCCGCCCCAGCAGCCCCCGCAGGGTCGCCGCCGCGCCGCACCCCCGCCCCGTACGCCGCAGGGCCCGCCCGTCCCGCCCCCGGGGCCTCCGCCGGGTCGCGCCCCCGGGCGACCGGCGGCCGGTGCTCCCCGCCGGCGGCGTCGGTTCCCCGTCCTGCGGGTGCTCCTGCTGCTGCTCGTGCTGTGGCTGGTCTTCCTCGTCGCCGTGCCGATCTGGGCGTGGAACAACGTGGAGCGGATCGACGCGATGCCGACGGGCGACCGCCCGGGTGACCAGCCCGGCACCACCTACCTCGTCGTCGGCAGCGACTCGCGCGCCGGCCTCAGCGAGGAGGAGCGCCGCACGCTCGGCACGGGCGACGTCGGGGGCGACCGCACCGACACGATCATCATGATCCACACCGGCGGCGGCCAGCCGGTCGTCGTGTCGTTCCCCCGCGACACCGTCGTCGACCTCCCCGACGGCGGCTCCAGCAAGATCAACGCGGTCTTCGCCGAGGGCGGCGGGGGTGACGCGGGCGCGCAGTACCTCGTGCAGACGATCGAGCAGAACACCGGCATCCGCATCGACCACTACGCCGAGATCGGCATGGGCGGCGTCGCGCAGGTCGTCGACGCCATCGGTGGCATCGAGATCTGCCCGGAGGACGCGATCAAGGACGACGGGGCGCACCTCGACATCCCGGCGGGCTGCCAGGAGGTCGACGGCACCACGGCCCTCAACTACTCCCGCGCCCGCTGCTCCAAGAACGGTCCGCCGGAGTGCCCCCTGGTGCGATCCGACCTCGACCGCGTGCAGAACCAGCGCGAGGTCGTATCGGCGGTCGGCAGCACGGCCGCGGACCCGCTCAACGTGCTGCTGCCGTGGCGCTACGTGGCGCTCAACAAGGCCGCGACCTCCTTCATCGCCGTCGACGAGCAGACGAACGTCGTCGAGGCGGCCCGCATGGGGCTCGCGCTGCGGGCCATCGGGGGCGGCGCGCGCAACTGCACGGTGCCGCTCGCCGACTCGTCCGCCGAGTCGTGGGACGAGACCCGCTCCACCGCCCTCTTCGAGGCCATCGCCTCCGACGAGACCGACAGCATCACCGACGACCTCTGCACCGCGACCGGACTGGAGCCCTGA
- a CDS encoding adenylate/guanylate cyclase domain-containing protein, with product MAPDPQGAPAPGPQDPDGTERPTVFDLERAILGEVPVFTAHDLDEGGIPIADVRRLWRALGLPLNEESVTFTGADATTMGALLDAVDRGGIPMDAAVNLTRAIGQTMARLADWEISVLVPLVEAIDAGPGASNGRLGAATQLVEELSDVFERVMVNAWRRHLAAAASRMEGVDELDEEADTWQITVGFADLVSFTALSNELDEARIGDLVELFESRCHDVVQGHHGRIIKSLGDSVLFVNDDPLRAYETAEGIIKVIGRDARMPDVHVGMATGHVVTRMGDVFGPPVNLASRLTNIARRNRIILDQATADLLPAREFESRRLPARPVRGFGLLEPVTVRRT from the coding sequence ATGGCACCTGATCCGCAGGGGGCCCCGGCCCCCGGACCCCAGGACCCGGACGGGACCGAGCGCCCGACCGTCTTCGACCTCGAGCGGGCGATCCTCGGCGAGGTGCCCGTCTTCACCGCCCACGACCTCGACGAGGGCGGCATCCCGATCGCCGACGTCCGCCGCTTGTGGCGGGCCCTCGGCCTCCCGCTCAACGAGGAGTCGGTGACCTTCACGGGGGCCGACGCGACCACGATGGGCGCGCTGCTCGACGCGGTGGACCGGGGAGGCATCCCCATGGACGCGGCCGTCAACCTCACCCGGGCGATCGGCCAGACCATGGCCCGGCTCGCCGACTGGGAGATCTCCGTGCTCGTCCCGCTGGTCGAGGCCATCGACGCCGGACCGGGGGCCTCGAACGGCCGGCTGGGTGCCGCCACCCAGCTCGTCGAGGAGCTGAGCGACGTCTTCGAGCGCGTGATGGTCAACGCCTGGCGCCGCCACCTCGCCGCGGCCGCGAGCCGGATGGAGGGCGTCGACGAGCTCGACGAGGAGGCGGACACCTGGCAGATCACCGTGGGCTTCGCCGACCTCGTGAGCTTCACCGCCCTGTCCAACGAGCTGGACGAGGCGCGGATCGGCGACCTGGTCGAGCTCTTCGAGTCGCGGTGCCACGACGTCGTGCAGGGCCACCACGGGCGCATCATCAAGTCCCTCGGCGACTCCGTGCTCTTCGTCAACGACGATCCGCTCCGGGCCTACGAGACGGCCGAGGGCATCATCAAGGTGATCGGTCGTGACGCCCGGATGCCCGACGTCCACGTCGGGATGGCGACGGGCCACGTGGTGACGCGCATGGGCGACGTCTTCGGACCGCCGGTCAACCTCGCCTCGCGGCTCACCAACATCGCCCGCCGCAACCGGATCATCCTCGACCAGGCGACGGCCGACCTGCTGCCGGCGCGGGAGTTCGAGAGCCGCCGCCTGCCGGCGCGTCCCGTGCGCGGCTTCGGCCTCCTGGAACCGGTCACCGTGCGCCGCACGTGA
- a CDS encoding glycosyltransferase family 2 protein, which translates to MRTAAVVLNYGDPSDTLECVESLELSDDLDIDLYVVDNGPADARHDALRDAIGDRGQVIATGENLGYAGGNNVGVRRALETDVDLVWILNPDTRVKRRTLPTLKEHMAAYPDCGVVSARILYGPPGNRIWFDGATIDRATGATSHMNNGKSTDAVGGRKILDVGYVTGAAPLIRRTTLERVGLLPEHYFLYFEETHWCVTVQEAGWRTMVNRDAEMVHLKRSSGVLPQPYYVYYMTRNRYGFARDALRIDPEAAMAHHQTTFLDPWRAKVADKAPAWLDRFDELVEMGRADAVAGRFGRNDTVTSFPTAESTLAAG; encoded by the coding sequence ATGCGCACAGCCGCCGTGGTGCTCAACTACGGAGACCCCAGCGACACCCTGGAGTGCGTGGAGAGCCTCGAGCTCTCCGACGACCTCGACATCGATCTCTACGTGGTGGACAACGGCCCGGCCGACGCCCGGCACGACGCGCTGCGGGACGCCATCGGCGACCGCGGCCAGGTGATCGCCACGGGCGAGAACCTCGGCTACGCGGGCGGCAACAACGTGGGGGTCCGGCGGGCGCTCGAGACCGACGTCGACCTCGTCTGGATCCTCAACCCCGACACGCGGGTCAAGCGGCGCACGCTCCCGACGCTCAAGGAGCACATGGCGGCCTACCCGGACTGCGGTGTCGTCAGCGCCCGCATCCTCTACGGCCCGCCCGGCAACCGCATCTGGTTCGACGGCGCGACGATCGACCGCGCGACCGGCGCGACGTCGCACATGAACAACGGCAAGAGCACGGACGCGGTCGGCGGCCGGAAGATCCTCGACGTCGGCTACGTCACCGGTGCCGCGCCGCTCATCCGGCGCACGACGCTGGAGCGGGTCGGCCTGCTCCCGGAGCACTACTTCCTCTACTTCGAGGAGACGCACTGGTGCGTCACGGTGCAGGAGGCCGGCTGGCGCACGATGGTCAACCGCGACGCCGAGATGGTGCACCTCAAGCGCTCCAGCGGCGTGCTCCCGCAGCCCTACTACGTCTACTACATGACGCGGAACCGCTACGGGTTCGCGCGCGACGCCCTCCGCATCGACCCCGAGGCGGCCATGGCGCACCACCAGACGACGTTCCTCGACCCGTGGCGGGCCAAGGTCGCCGACAAGGCGCCCGCGTGGCTGGACCGCTTCGACGAGCTCGTCGAGATGGGACGCGCGGACGCCGTGGCGGGCCGCTTCGGCCGCAACGACACCGTGACGAGCTTCCCGACCGCGGAGTCGACGCTTGCCGCTGGCTGA
- a CDS encoding winged helix-turn-helix domain-containing protein, translated as MFVVQGVRLDPDTRRAWSGDVEVTLSRKEFDLLHALIARAGEVVSREELMHTVWQTTFWTSSKTIDVHLGWLRRKLGDDSRAPHLITTVRGKGLRFELAPPVRAEERVPS; from the coding sequence GTGTTCGTCGTCCAGGGTGTGCGCCTCGACCCCGACACGCGCCGTGCGTGGTCCGGTGACGTGGAGGTGACCCTGTCGCGCAAGGAGTTCGACCTGCTGCACGCGCTCATCGCGCGCGCGGGCGAGGTGGTCTCGCGCGAGGAGCTCATGCACACCGTGTGGCAGACCACCTTCTGGACGTCGTCGAAGACCATCGACGTCCACCTGGGCTGGCTGCGGCGCAAGCTGGGCGACGACAGCCGCGCGCCCCACCTGATCACGACGGTGCGGGGCAAGGGCCTGCGGTTCGAGCTGGCACCGCCCGTGCGGGCCGAGGAGCGCGTGCCCTCCTAG